The following are encoded together in the Gasterosteus aculeatus chromosome 7, fGasAcu3.hap1.1, whole genome shotgun sequence genome:
- the ccdc61 gene encoding centrosomal protein CCDC61 isoform X2 has translation MEEGSEVMEDIVFRGVAFSVKIEVDKGLLIVEISDSVTADQWRGDFDPAYIEDLTRKTGNFKQFPIFCSMLESAVRKMSDSVTLDLLTYADLELLRNRKAGVVSRPHGHQQSSVLTAKRYLILIYTVEFDRIHYPLPLPYVGKPDPAALQKEVRALKAELGTVSSHGINKSAELEIQRLRAELALVKEEKDAMAKALERLQSSGGGPAAGREDWRVRDVVRTLEEQLVKERAKSQRSASKRCQEQRLLMEQFEDLRASECALRIRVKTLTSELALLRRGLDKLIIVTPVSGRVDREAYRSVSRERRSGYGTVRARSGSRERMDGRGQRSEERGRRADSSGPRARIPRPSPSPTGSQVQCFDPTAYIQERQRRLKEADLKKQRKVWRGLTSPTLPERGRSRSREAYPQTARPSSRGRSLSVERRASRNSSASSLADMDEMPQNLFRGRKATHNGPNASRGGLLTRKPFCSTPTHRVNDKESSVDTGAELSEIDARLLALQEYMRDLDTGH, from the exons atggaggagggctcCGAGGTGATGGAGGATATTGTATTTCGAGGAGTGGCGTTTTCCGTGAAGATTGAGGTTGATAAGGGTTTGCTGATAGTAGAAATCTCTGATTCGGTGACAGCCGATCAATGGAGAGGGGACTTCGATCCAGCAT atATTGAGGACCTCACCCGCAAAACTGGCAACTTCAAGCAATTCCCCATTTTCTGCAGCATGTTGGAATCAGCCGTCAGAAAG ATGAGTGATTCTGTTACTCTCGACCTCTTGACCTACGCGGATCTGGAGCTGCTTCGTAACAGGAAAGCAGGCGTAGTTAGTCGTCCTCATGGCCATCAGCAGTCATCTGTTCTCACTGCCAAAAGATACCTCATCCTCATATATACCGTGGAGTTTGACAG GATACACTACCCCTTACCCCTGCCCTATGTGGGTAAGCCCGACCCGGCGGCACTGCAGAAGGAAGTCCGAGCTCTTAAGGCGGAGCTGGGAACCGTCTCCTCTCATGGCATCAACAAATCTGCAGAACTAGAAATACAACGGCTACGGGCAGA GCTGGCTCtggtaaaagaagaaaaggacgcCATGGCCAAGGCTCTGGAGCGGCTGCAGAGCAGCGGAGGTGGTCCCGCAGCCGGCCGAGAGGACTGGAGGGTGAGGGACGTGGTGAGGactctggaggagcagctggtcaAGGAGCGGGCCAAAAGCCAACGTTCAGCGAGCAAGAGATGCCAGGAGCAGCGACTCCTAATGGAGCAG TTCGAGGACTTGCGAGCATCGGAGTGCGCTCTCCGCATTCGGGTCAAGACTCTGACCAGCGAACTGGCGTTACTACGGAGAGGGTTAGACAAACTAATCAT AGTGACTCCGGTGTCGGGTCGCGTCGACAGGGAAGCGTATCGCTCGGTGTCCCGCGAGAGGAGGTCAGGCTACGGGACAGTCAGGGCTCGCTCGGGATCAAGAGAACGGATGGATggccgaggtcaaaggtcagaggaaaGAGGCAGAAGAGCCGACTCCTCCGGACCACGCGCTCGCATACCCCGGCCGTCGCCTTCCCCCACCG GGTCCCAGGTGCAGTGCTTTGACCCGACAGCCTACATCCAAGAAAGGCAGCGCAGACTGAAAGAGGCCGATCTCAAAAA ACAGAGGAAGGTGTGGAGGGGCCTGACGTCACCCACGCTGCCTGAGAGGGGGCGTTCCCGCTCCAGAGAGGCCTACCCTCAGACGGCCCGGCCCAGCAGCAGAGGCAGGAGTTTATCGGTGGAGCGGCGAGCGAGTAGGAACTCCTCCGCCAGCTCGTTGGCAGATATGGACGAAATGCCCCAAAATCTTTTCAG AGGAAGGAAAGCAACTCATAACGGACCCAATGCG TCTAGAGGAGGCCTTTTGACCAGGAAACCATTTTGCAGTACTCCAACCCACAGAGTGAATGACAAAG AGAGCTCCGTAGATACGGGGGCCGAGCTGTCAGAGATCGACGCCAGGCTATTGGCCCTTCAGGAGTACATGAGGGACCTGGATACAGGACATTAA
- the ccdc61 gene encoding centrosomal protein CCDC61 isoform X1 translates to MEEGSEVMEDIVFRGVAFSVKIEVDKGLLIVEISDSVTADQWRGDFDPAYIEDLTRKTGNFKQFPIFCSMLESAVRKMSDSVTLDLLTYADLELLRNRKAGVVSRPHGHQQSSVLTAKRYLILIYTVEFDRIHYPLPLPYVGKPDPAALQKEVRALKAELGTVSSHGINKSAELEIQRLRAELALVKEEKDAMAKALERLQSSGGGPAAGREDWRVRDVVRTLEEQLVKERAKSQRSASKRCQEQRLLMEQFEDLRASECALRIRVKTLTSELALLRRGLDKLIIRVTPVSGRVDREAYRSVSRERRSGYGTVRARSGSRERMDGRGQRSEERGRRADSSGPRARIPRPSPSPTGSQVQCFDPTAYIQERQRRLKEADLKKQRKVWRGLTSPTLPERGRSRSREAYPQTARPSSRGRSLSVERRASRNSSASSLADMDEMPQNLFRGRKATHNGPNASRGGLLTRKPFCSTPTHRVNDKESSVDTGAELSEIDARLLALQEYMRDLDTGH, encoded by the exons atggaggagggctcCGAGGTGATGGAGGATATTGTATTTCGAGGAGTGGCGTTTTCCGTGAAGATTGAGGTTGATAAGGGTTTGCTGATAGTAGAAATCTCTGATTCGGTGACAGCCGATCAATGGAGAGGGGACTTCGATCCAGCAT atATTGAGGACCTCACCCGCAAAACTGGCAACTTCAAGCAATTCCCCATTTTCTGCAGCATGTTGGAATCAGCCGTCAGAAAG ATGAGTGATTCTGTTACTCTCGACCTCTTGACCTACGCGGATCTGGAGCTGCTTCGTAACAGGAAAGCAGGCGTAGTTAGTCGTCCTCATGGCCATCAGCAGTCATCTGTTCTCACTGCCAAAAGATACCTCATCCTCATATATACCGTGGAGTTTGACAG GATACACTACCCCTTACCCCTGCCCTATGTGGGTAAGCCCGACCCGGCGGCACTGCAGAAGGAAGTCCGAGCTCTTAAGGCGGAGCTGGGAACCGTCTCCTCTCATGGCATCAACAAATCTGCAGAACTAGAAATACAACGGCTACGGGCAGA GCTGGCTCtggtaaaagaagaaaaggacgcCATGGCCAAGGCTCTGGAGCGGCTGCAGAGCAGCGGAGGTGGTCCCGCAGCCGGCCGAGAGGACTGGAGGGTGAGGGACGTGGTGAGGactctggaggagcagctggtcaAGGAGCGGGCCAAAAGCCAACGTTCAGCGAGCAAGAGATGCCAGGAGCAGCGACTCCTAATGGAGCAG TTCGAGGACTTGCGAGCATCGGAGTGCGCTCTCCGCATTCGGGTCAAGACTCTGACCAGCGAACTGGCGTTACTACGGAGAGGGTTAGACAAACTAATCAT CAGAGTGACTCCGGTGTCGGGTCGCGTCGACAGGGAAGCGTATCGCTCGGTGTCCCGCGAGAGGAGGTCAGGCTACGGGACAGTCAGGGCTCGCTCGGGATCAAGAGAACGGATGGATggccgaggtcaaaggtcagaggaaaGAGGCAGAAGAGCCGACTCCTCCGGACCACGCGCTCGCATACCCCGGCCGTCGCCTTCCCCCACCG GGTCCCAGGTGCAGTGCTTTGACCCGACAGCCTACATCCAAGAAAGGCAGCGCAGACTGAAAGAGGCCGATCTCAAAAA ACAGAGGAAGGTGTGGAGGGGCCTGACGTCACCCACGCTGCCTGAGAGGGGGCGTTCCCGCTCCAGAGAGGCCTACCCTCAGACGGCCCGGCCCAGCAGCAGAGGCAGGAGTTTATCGGTGGAGCGGCGAGCGAGTAGGAACTCCTCCGCCAGCTCGTTGGCAGATATGGACGAAATGCCCCAAAATCTTTTCAG AGGAAGGAAAGCAACTCATAACGGACCCAATGCG TCTAGAGGAGGCCTTTTGACCAGGAAACCATTTTGCAGTACTCCAACCCACAGAGTGAATGACAAAG AGAGCTCCGTAGATACGGGGGCCGAGCTGTCAGAGATCGACGCCAGGCTATTGGCCCTTCAGGAGTACATGAGGGACCTGGATACAGGACATTAA
- the ccdc61 gene encoding centrosomal protein CCDC61 isoform X4, whose protein sequence is MEEGSEVMEDIVFRGVAFSVKIEVDKGLLIVEISDSVTADQWRGDFDPAYIEDLTRKTGNFKQFPIFCSMLESAVRKMSDSVTLDLLTYADLELLRNRKAGVVSRPHGHQQSSVLTAKRYLILIYTVEFDRIHYPLPLPYVGKPDPAALQKEVRALKAELGTVSSHGINKSAELEIQRLRAELALVKEEKDAMAKALERLQSSGGGPAAGREDWRVRDVVRTLEEQLVKERAKSQRSASKRCQEQRLLMEQFEDLRASECALRIRVKTLTSELALLRRGVTPVSGRVDREAYRSVSRERRSGYGTVRARSGSRERMDGRGQRSEERGRRADSSGPRARIPRPSPSPTGSQVQCFDPTAYIQERQRRLKEADLKKQRKVWRGLTSPTLPERGRSRSREAYPQTARPSSRGRSLSVERRASRNSSASSLADMDEMPQNLFRGRKATHNGPNASRGGLLTRKPFCSTPTHRVNDKESSVDTGAELSEIDARLLALQEYMRDLDTGH, encoded by the exons atggaggagggctcCGAGGTGATGGAGGATATTGTATTTCGAGGAGTGGCGTTTTCCGTGAAGATTGAGGTTGATAAGGGTTTGCTGATAGTAGAAATCTCTGATTCGGTGACAGCCGATCAATGGAGAGGGGACTTCGATCCAGCAT atATTGAGGACCTCACCCGCAAAACTGGCAACTTCAAGCAATTCCCCATTTTCTGCAGCATGTTGGAATCAGCCGTCAGAAAG ATGAGTGATTCTGTTACTCTCGACCTCTTGACCTACGCGGATCTGGAGCTGCTTCGTAACAGGAAAGCAGGCGTAGTTAGTCGTCCTCATGGCCATCAGCAGTCATCTGTTCTCACTGCCAAAAGATACCTCATCCTCATATATACCGTGGAGTTTGACAG GATACACTACCCCTTACCCCTGCCCTATGTGGGTAAGCCCGACCCGGCGGCACTGCAGAAGGAAGTCCGAGCTCTTAAGGCGGAGCTGGGAACCGTCTCCTCTCATGGCATCAACAAATCTGCAGAACTAGAAATACAACGGCTACGGGCAGA GCTGGCTCtggtaaaagaagaaaaggacgcCATGGCCAAGGCTCTGGAGCGGCTGCAGAGCAGCGGAGGTGGTCCCGCAGCCGGCCGAGAGGACTGGAGGGTGAGGGACGTGGTGAGGactctggaggagcagctggtcaAGGAGCGGGCCAAAAGCCAACGTTCAGCGAGCAAGAGATGCCAGGAGCAGCGACTCCTAATGGAGCAG TTCGAGGACTTGCGAGCATCGGAGTGCGCTCTCCGCATTCGGGTCAAGACTCTGACCAGCGAACTGGCGTTACTACGGAGAGG AGTGACTCCGGTGTCGGGTCGCGTCGACAGGGAAGCGTATCGCTCGGTGTCCCGCGAGAGGAGGTCAGGCTACGGGACAGTCAGGGCTCGCTCGGGATCAAGAGAACGGATGGATggccgaggtcaaaggtcagaggaaaGAGGCAGAAGAGCCGACTCCTCCGGACCACGCGCTCGCATACCCCGGCCGTCGCCTTCCCCCACCG GGTCCCAGGTGCAGTGCTTTGACCCGACAGCCTACATCCAAGAAAGGCAGCGCAGACTGAAAGAGGCCGATCTCAAAAA ACAGAGGAAGGTGTGGAGGGGCCTGACGTCACCCACGCTGCCTGAGAGGGGGCGTTCCCGCTCCAGAGAGGCCTACCCTCAGACGGCCCGGCCCAGCAGCAGAGGCAGGAGTTTATCGGTGGAGCGGCGAGCGAGTAGGAACTCCTCCGCCAGCTCGTTGGCAGATATGGACGAAATGCCCCAAAATCTTTTCAG AGGAAGGAAAGCAACTCATAACGGACCCAATGCG TCTAGAGGAGGCCTTTTGACCAGGAAACCATTTTGCAGTACTCCAACCCACAGAGTGAATGACAAAG AGAGCTCCGTAGATACGGGGGCCGAGCTGTCAGAGATCGACGCCAGGCTATTGGCCCTTCAGGAGTACATGAGGGACCTGGATACAGGACATTAA
- the ccdc61 gene encoding centrosomal protein CCDC61 isoform X3, translating to MEEGSEVMEDIVFRGVAFSVKIEVDKGLLIVEISDSVTADQWRGDFDPAYIEDLTRKTGNFKQFPIFCSMLESAVRKMSDSVTLDLLTYADLELLRNRKAGVVSRPHGHQQSSVLTAKRYLILIYTVEFDRIHYPLPLPYVGKPDPAALQKEVRALKAELGTVSSHGINKSAELEIQRLRAELALVKEEKDAMAKALERLQSSGGGPAAGREDWRVRDVVRTLEEQLVKERAKSQRSASKRCQEQRLLMEQFEDLRASECALRIRVKTLTSELALLRRGRVTPVSGRVDREAYRSVSRERRSGYGTVRARSGSRERMDGRGQRSEERGRRADSSGPRARIPRPSPSPTGSQVQCFDPTAYIQERQRRLKEADLKKQRKVWRGLTSPTLPERGRSRSREAYPQTARPSSRGRSLSVERRASRNSSASSLADMDEMPQNLFRGRKATHNGPNASRGGLLTRKPFCSTPTHRVNDKESSVDTGAELSEIDARLLALQEYMRDLDTGH from the exons atggaggagggctcCGAGGTGATGGAGGATATTGTATTTCGAGGAGTGGCGTTTTCCGTGAAGATTGAGGTTGATAAGGGTTTGCTGATAGTAGAAATCTCTGATTCGGTGACAGCCGATCAATGGAGAGGGGACTTCGATCCAGCAT atATTGAGGACCTCACCCGCAAAACTGGCAACTTCAAGCAATTCCCCATTTTCTGCAGCATGTTGGAATCAGCCGTCAGAAAG ATGAGTGATTCTGTTACTCTCGACCTCTTGACCTACGCGGATCTGGAGCTGCTTCGTAACAGGAAAGCAGGCGTAGTTAGTCGTCCTCATGGCCATCAGCAGTCATCTGTTCTCACTGCCAAAAGATACCTCATCCTCATATATACCGTGGAGTTTGACAG GATACACTACCCCTTACCCCTGCCCTATGTGGGTAAGCCCGACCCGGCGGCACTGCAGAAGGAAGTCCGAGCTCTTAAGGCGGAGCTGGGAACCGTCTCCTCTCATGGCATCAACAAATCTGCAGAACTAGAAATACAACGGCTACGGGCAGA GCTGGCTCtggtaaaagaagaaaaggacgcCATGGCCAAGGCTCTGGAGCGGCTGCAGAGCAGCGGAGGTGGTCCCGCAGCCGGCCGAGAGGACTGGAGGGTGAGGGACGTGGTGAGGactctggaggagcagctggtcaAGGAGCGGGCCAAAAGCCAACGTTCAGCGAGCAAGAGATGCCAGGAGCAGCGACTCCTAATGGAGCAG TTCGAGGACTTGCGAGCATCGGAGTGCGCTCTCCGCATTCGGGTCAAGACTCTGACCAGCGAACTGGCGTTACTACGGAGAGG CAGAGTGACTCCGGTGTCGGGTCGCGTCGACAGGGAAGCGTATCGCTCGGTGTCCCGCGAGAGGAGGTCAGGCTACGGGACAGTCAGGGCTCGCTCGGGATCAAGAGAACGGATGGATggccgaggtcaaaggtcagaggaaaGAGGCAGAAGAGCCGACTCCTCCGGACCACGCGCTCGCATACCCCGGCCGTCGCCTTCCCCCACCG GGTCCCAGGTGCAGTGCTTTGACCCGACAGCCTACATCCAAGAAAGGCAGCGCAGACTGAAAGAGGCCGATCTCAAAAA ACAGAGGAAGGTGTGGAGGGGCCTGACGTCACCCACGCTGCCTGAGAGGGGGCGTTCCCGCTCCAGAGAGGCCTACCCTCAGACGGCCCGGCCCAGCAGCAGAGGCAGGAGTTTATCGGTGGAGCGGCGAGCGAGTAGGAACTCCTCCGCCAGCTCGTTGGCAGATATGGACGAAATGCCCCAAAATCTTTTCAG AGGAAGGAAAGCAACTCATAACGGACCCAATGCG TCTAGAGGAGGCCTTTTGACCAGGAAACCATTTTGCAGTACTCCAACCCACAGAGTGAATGACAAAG AGAGCTCCGTAGATACGGGGGCCGAGCTGTCAGAGATCGACGCCAGGCTATTGGCCCTTCAGGAGTACATGAGGGACCTGGATACAGGACATTAA